The Flavipsychrobacter sp. genome contains the following window.
ATGAAATATCCACCACCGCTGAACTCGTCACCAGGGAATTGGAACGCCATGTTCTGCTTCTCTCTAATATCGATTTCACGCCAAACTCTTTTCTTCCACATTACATCGGCTTCGCGAAGATATTGCCAATCCAAAACTTTATTGATATGTGGTACTCTATCGTACACACCGTCAAGTACTAATGATGGTTCCCATCCTTCTTTAACGGCTTCATTCGCCTTGAAAGATTCCCCATCAGCAGTATTGAATTGTTGGGCAAATACTGCGCTACCAGCAAATAAGAATAGTGCTGTAGCTGCTGCAACTTTGTATAATTTAGGGATATTCATAATATTCCTTACTGATTTATTATAATAAAAGATAAATATAACAATTATTACATTAGACGCAAAGTAATAGAATTCAACTTACGTTGTCTTTTATCTGGTCCAATACCTTTAATTTCTTCAACAAATACCTTATCACCTGGTTTTGCTCTATTGATCAAGTCTTCAACTTGCTTATTACCTCTAGGTCCTTTCAAGTAAGCACTCTTTACTGGGAATGGTCCAAGAATCTCACCACGTTTAGGTAATAAACTGAATTCAAATTCAGTAACTACGAAACGTGCTTCAAAATCGAAAGCTTCAAGCTCAGCAACAACACCAGATTGTGCTTTAAATACGTTAGTTAATAAACCACCACCTGTTTTACCACCAATTTTAGCAACTGGATCGGGGATATATTTAACACGTATCTCAAGTCCACCAACTTTCTTAGGGCCATTGTCTGTTTTGGCCATAATGTCTGCCGGAACTTTACCTGCCTTAGTAACGTTAACTATATAGTGACCTTTACCTGCAGATGTATTTTCTGTAACAGTAGCACCTGGAATATTTACAGAGATATCCTCAAGAGAATAACCTGCCGCAGATACTGTAATTGGGTTTGGAACACCAATATAGAATACGTTCATTTTATCAAGTTGGATAGATGCACCTGTAGAACCAACCATGTATTCAAAAGAGTAATCTCTTTCTTCAACACGACCACCAAGGTCAATCGATACTTTACCTGATACAGTCTTTAAACCTACACCAGTAGCTGTAGTCTCCCAATGAGAAATACCACTATCTACTCTTGTTTCTTGGCCTGTGCTATAACTTACGTTAGGTTTTACGTGTCTGTTATATGCAGACATGAAAACTTTAGCAGTTATTTTTTGACCTTCAAGTGCATATGCTGGTGTTGGTATAGCAATAGCTTGGAATGCGTCAAACTTGATTTGTTCTGCTCCTGCACCATCAAATAACCTTTGAACAACCATTGCCTCACTACTTCTAATATCATTCTGGAATTTAGAAAGTAATGTTACAGCAGCCATCGTAGGCATTTTATTGAAGTAAGCCATAGACCAATCACCTTGAGGATTGTTCTCATTTTTCTCAGCTTCAATTATTTTGATTTGCATTTCCTTCTCCAATGACGCTCTTTGTGCTGGGTTTTCAATTGCGTTAAGCATCATGTTGCGTAAATCAGTCAATTTTTGCTTAAGCTCTTCACCACCCTTATCTTCAACAAGTAATTTTGTACTTGCATCAATATCGCTTTCATTCTTTATTTCGCCCTCATCATCATAACCACCAGCCTGTTGTATCACTTTATCCTTCCATTCTTCAAGGTATGATACCATTTCAGCAGAGGCTGCTTTTATTTGCTTTGCTCTATCGTTAAATGGTTTCACACGTGCTTTTTGA
Protein-coding sequences here:
- the gldM gene encoding gliding motility protein GldM, which codes for MSLPKEPRQLMINLMYLVLTAMLALNVSSEILHAFKTINRSIKSSNSAIEQKNNQLYDAFNENENQEGQKARVKPFNDRAKQIKAASAEMVSYLEEWKDKVIQQAGGYDDEGEIKNESDIDASTKLLVEDKGGEELKQKLTDLRNMMLNAIENPAQRASLEKEMQIKIIEAEKNENNPQGDWSMAYFNKMPTMAAVTLLSKFQNDIRSSEAMVVQRLFDGAGAEQIKFDAFQAIAIPTPAYALEGQKITAKVFMSAYNRHVKPNVSYSTGQETRVDSGISHWETTATGVGLKTVSGKVSIDLGGRVEERDYSFEYMVGSTGASIQLDKMNVFYIGVPNPITVSAAGYSLEDISVNIPGATVTENTSAGKGHYIVNVTKAGKVPADIMAKTDNGPKKVGGLEIRVKYIPDPVAKIGGKTGGGLLTNVFKAQSGVVAELEAFDFEARFVVTEFEFSLLPKRGEILGPFPVKSAYLKGPRGNKQVEDLINRAKPGDKVFVEEIKGIGPDKRQRKLNSITLRLM